Proteins found in one Neurospora crassa OR74A linkage group II, whole genome shotgun sequence genomic segment:
- a CDS encoding enoyl-CoA hydratase/isomerase, with product MATDQKPTMKTLFTLPIAPSGSQPGGTLTCTTPFSPSSDSPVQSRIYILTLSSPPDNRLTPPLITALLRALDTLEFSPEYPPGVVITTSSLPKFFSNGLDLTHALSDPSFLPFSLYPLFRRYLTYPMPTIALLNGHAFAGGLMLAMHMDYRIMNPSRGFACVNELDFGVPLKPAMSAIFRSKCTPGVYRSLVLEAHRFGGGEAKEAGIVDATGGLQEVIQFVQEKKLTEKGKTGIYGLMKMEMYRETVEGYLTAEGHEREEERVRRIVEGEKERKEKGRSTREVKEGLSKL from the coding sequence atgGCCACCGACCAAAAACCAACCATGAAAACCCTCTTCACCCTCCCCATCGCCCCCTCCGGCTCCCAACCAGGCGGCACCCTAACCTGCACCACCCCgttctccccctcctctgACTCCCCTGTGCAATCCCGCATTTAcatcctcaccctctcctccccccccgaCAACCGCCTCACTCCCCCCCTCATCACCGCCCTCCTCCGCGCACTCGACACCCTCGAATTCTCCCCCGAGTATCCCCCAGGGGTAGtaatcaccacctcctccctccccaaaTTCTTTTCCAACGGTCTCGACCTCACCCACGCCCTCTCCgacccttccttcctccctttttCCCTTTACCCCCTCTTCCGCCGGTACTTAACCTACCCCATGCCCACCATCGCTCTCCTAAACGGACACGCCTTCGCCGGCGGCTTGATGCTCGCCATGCACATGGACTACCGCATCATGAACCCCTCGCGCGGGTTCGCGTGCGTCAATGAGCTGGACTTTGGCGTGCCGCTTAAGCCTGCTATGTCAGCTATCTTCAGAAGCAAGTGCACGCCGGGGGTTTATCGAAGTCTGGTGCTGGAGGCGCATCGGTTCGGTGGGGGGGAGGCGAAGGAAGCGGGAATCGTGGATGCCACGGGGGGACTACAGGAGGTGATCCAGTTTGTGCAGGAGAAAAAGTTGacggagaagggaaagacgGGGATTTATGggttgatgaagatggagatgtACCGGGAGACGGTGGAGGGGTATTTGACGGCTGAGGGACacgagagggaggaggagagggtacGGAGGATCgtggagggggagaaggagaggaaggaaaaggggaggaGCACAagggaggtcaaggaggggTTGAGTAAGCTTTAG